Proteins from a genomic interval of Polaribacter sp. Q13:
- a CDS encoding SRPBCC family protein, translating to MKTIKIILGIISTIVVAFLLTGLFVKETTYTATISVNKSVEEVFKIFNNSEDIKNWIPEVQSFEVMNDNPGKTGSIYKIVVLNQGQEITMTEKVMAYVPNEKVTLFFDAEGMLKKDDYTFTEENGVTTITLNVSCQSETYLMACVFPFFKGTFIEQDQSYLNNFKAFAEKQ from the coding sequence ATGAAAACAATTAAAATTATTTTAGGAATCATTTCTACGATTGTAGTCGCTTTTCTATTAACGGGTTTGTTTGTAAAAGAAACAACTTATACGGCTACAATTTCTGTAAATAAATCTGTTGAAGAGGTATTTAAAATTTTCAACAATTCAGAAGATATAAAAAATTGGATTCCAGAAGTACAGTCTTTCGAGGTAATGAATGACAACCCTGGAAAAACAGGAAGTATTTATAAAATTGTTGTTCTAAATCAAGGTCAAGAAATAACCATGACCGAAAAAGTAATGGCATACGTACCAAATGAAAAGGTAACCTTGTTTTTTGATGCAGAAGGAATGCTTAAAAAAGATGATTATACTTTTACTGAAGAAAACGGAGTTACAACCATAACTTTAAATGTGAGTTGCCAAAGTGAAACATATTTAATGGCATGTGTTTTTCCTTTTTTTAAAGGTACTTTTATAGAACAAGATCAATCGTATTTAAATAACTTTAAAGCGTTTGCAGAAAAACAATAA
- a CDS encoding metal-dependent hydrolase, whose amino-acid sequence MKIKFLGHSCFSIEINGINILIDPFISGNSLASQIDISSLKVDFILLTHAHQDHVLDTEVIAERTNAVIVSNYEIAMYYAAKDLQVHALNHGGTFITENFSAKYVNAIHTSSFADGTYGGVPGGFVITSKDKNLYVAGDTAVTMDMKLIPMFTKLDAAILPVGDTFTMGVEDAIIASDLVECNKVIACHFNTFPPIEIDANDAKSKFASKGKELIVLEIGENIHI is encoded by the coding sequence ATGAAGATTAAATTTTTAGGACATTCTTGTTTTTCAATAGAAATAAACGGAATTAACATTTTAATAGATCCTTTTATTTCTGGAAACTCATTGGCATCTCAAATAGATATTTCTAGCTTAAAAGTAGATTTTATTTTGTTAACACATGCGCATCAAGATCATGTTTTAGATACGGAAGTAATTGCAGAAAGAACAAATGCAGTTATTGTTTCTAATTATGAAATAGCGATGTATTATGCAGCAAAAGATTTACAAGTACATGCATTAAATCACGGAGGAACTTTTATTACAGAAAACTTTTCGGCGAAATATGTAAATGCAATTCATACTTCTTCTTTTGCAGACGGCACTTATGGTGGTGTACCAGGAGGTTTTGTGATTACATCTAAAGATAAAAATTTATACGTTGCCGGAGATACAGCTGTAACTATGGATATGAAATTGATACCGATGTTTACCAAGCTAGATGCTGCTATTTTGCCAGTTGGAGATACCTTTACAATGGGAGTTGAAGATGCAATTATTGCAAGTGATTTAGTAGAATGTAATAAAGTAATTGCCTGTCATTTTAATACATTTCCACCAATAGAAATAGATGCTAACGATGCTAAGTCTAAATTTGCATCAAAAGGAAAAGAGTTAATCGTTTTAGAAATAGGAGAAAATATACATATATAA
- the menA gene encoding 1,4-dihydroxy-2-naphthoate octaprenyltransferase codes for MIKNYVKAARLRTLPLSVSGIIVGSFLGIDQLNNHISIFESPIFWLAILTTIGFQVLSNFANDYGDGIKGSDKNRTGEARMVSSGAITPKQMKLAMIVTTIITLIIALLLIYVSFGKENFWYSILFFVLGIASIAAAIKYTVGNSAYGYSGFGDVFVFLFFGLLSVVGSYFLYIKQIDYAIFLPAISVGLLSTAVLNLNNLRDREEDKKNNKNTLVVKLGNETAKKYHYFLIFGALAIACFYVFFDFKTIYQFLFLVAFVPLIKNVKTVAKNKIPAELDSELKKVALSTFMFAILFGVGQIL; via the coding sequence ATGATTAAAAACTACGTAAAAGCTGCTCGTTTAAGAACTTTACCTTTATCCGTTTCAGGAATTATTGTTGGAAGTTTTTTAGGAATTGATCAATTGAATAATCATATTTCAATTTTTGAATCTCCTATTTTTTGGTTGGCAATTTTAACAACAATTGGTTTTCAGGTATTATCAAACTTTGCAAACGATTATGGAGATGGCATAAAAGGTTCTGATAAAAATAGAACAGGAGAAGCACGTATGGTTTCATCAGGAGCAATTACGCCGAAACAAATGAAATTGGCTATGATAGTTACCACAATTATCACCTTAATAATAGCTTTATTATTGATTTATGTTTCTTTTGGAAAAGAAAATTTTTGGTATTCAATTTTATTTTTTGTTTTAGGTATTGCTTCAATTGCGGCAGCTATAAAATATACAGTAGGTAATTCAGCCTATGGTTATAGTGGTTTTGGAGATGTTTTTGTTTTTTTGTTTTTTGGTTTATTAAGCGTTGTGGGCAGTTATTTCTTGTATATAAAACAAATTGATTACGCTATTTTCTTGCCTGCAATTTCCGTTGGTTTGTTAAGTACAGCTGTTTTAAATCTAAATAATTTACGAGATAGGGAAGAGGATAAAAAGAATAATAAAAATACATTAGTAGTTAAATTAGGTAATGAAACGGCAAAAAAATACCATTATTTTTTAATTTTTGGAGCTTTAGCGATTGCTTGTTTCTATGTTTTTTTCGACTTTAAAACAATCTATCAATTTCTTTTTTTGGTGGCTTTCGTTCCATTAATTAAAAACGTAAAAACAGTAGCAAAAAATAAAATTCCTGCAGAATTAGACAGTGAACTTAAAAAAGTAGCATTAAGTACTTTTATGTTTGCCATACTTTTTGGAGTTGGTCAAATTTTGTAA
- a CDS encoding (Fe-S)-binding protein: MMVPTMADMMAQGKQPEVLFWVGAAGSYDDRAKKISRAFVKILHQAKVDFAVLGTEESSTGDAAKRAGNEFLFQMQAMMNIEVLNGYEVKKIVTCDPHSFNTLKNEYPGLGGKYEVFHHTQFIQNLIKEGRLKIDDTTLKGKRVTFHDPCYLGRANDVYESPRELIKRLGVNLTEMKRNKSTALCCGAGGAQMFKDAEKGDKEINVLRTEDALETKPNIIATGCPYCNTMMTDGIKFKEKEAEVVVKDIAELIAEANKL; encoded by the coding sequence ATGATGGTACCAACAATGGCAGATATGATGGCTCAAGGTAAGCAACCAGAAGTGTTGTTTTGGGTTGGAGCAGCAGGAAGTTATGATGATAGAGCAAAAAAAATATCAAGAGCATTTGTAAAAATATTACATCAAGCTAAAGTAGATTTTGCAGTTTTAGGAACCGAAGAATCTTCTACTGGAGATGCAGCAAAAAGAGCAGGAAATGAATTCTTGTTTCAAATGCAAGCAATGATGAATATTGAAGTGTTAAATGGGTACGAAGTGAAAAAAATAGTCACTTGTGATCCGCATTCGTTTAATACATTAAAAAACGAATATCCTGGTTTAGGAGGTAAATATGAAGTTTTTCATCACACACAATTTATACAAAATTTAATTAAAGAAGGGCGTTTAAAGATTGACGACACTACTTTAAAAGGAAAAAGAGTAACCTTTCACGATCCTTGTTATTTAGGGAGAGCCAATGACGTTTATGAATCTCCTAGAGAATTAATAAAAAGATTAGGGGTTAATTTAACCGAAATGAAACGCAATAAATCTACCGCTTTATGTTGTGGTGCAGGAGGTGCACAAATGTTTAAAGACGCAGAAAAAGGGGACAAGGAGATTAATGTTTTAAGAACAGAAGATGCTTTAGAAACCAAACCAAATATTATAGCAACAGGTTGCCCATATTGCAATACCATGATGACAGATGGAATTAAATTTAAAGAAAAAGAAGCAGAAGTGGTTGTTAAAGATATTGCAGAGTTAATAGCAGAAGCTAATAAATTATAA
- a CDS encoding (Fe-S)-binding protein has translation MQYLPNIIFALALAFGLGFFVMNIRKLIRNINLGKDVNRKDKKPERLKNMIKIALGQSKMVKRPLSGFLHIIVYVGFIIINIEVLEIIIDGLFGSHRIFQEVLGDGFYAFLIGFFEILAALVFVAVVIFWLRRNVSNIKRFLSKEMKGWPKKDGNNILYFEMVLMTLFLVMNATDVHFQQAGIGNPISQFITPLFDGFSAEGLHTIERTCWWIHILGILVFLNYLYYSKHLHILLAFPNTYFANLNAKGQFTNLDSVTTEVKLMMDPDADPYAAPPEGEEEAIPEKFGASDVADLSWVQLMNAYTCTECGRCTSVCPANLTGKELSPRKIMMDTRDRLEEVGRNIDANKGVFVDDGKQLLNDYISPEELWACTSCNACVEECPVNIDPLSIIMDMRRYLVMEESAAPQELNMMMTNIENNGAPWQYNQQDRLNWANEE, from the coding sequence ATGCAATACTTGCCAAATATAATTTTTGCGTTAGCGTTAGCTTTCGGACTTGGTTTTTTTGTGATGAATATTCGCAAATTAATAAGAAATATCAACTTAGGTAAAGATGTTAATAGAAAAGATAAAAAACCAGAACGTTTAAAAAATATGATTAAGATTGCACTAGGGCAATCTAAAATGGTAAAAAGACCTCTTTCCGGATTTCTTCATATCATTGTTTATGTTGGTTTTATAATTATAAATATAGAAGTTTTAGAAATTATTATTGATGGATTATTTGGGTCACATAGAATTTTTCAAGAAGTTTTAGGTGATGGTTTTTACGCATTTTTAATTGGTTTTTTCGAAATTTTAGCGGCGCTAGTTTTTGTAGCAGTTGTAATTTTTTGGTTACGTAGAAATGTATCTAACATAAAACGTTTCTTAAGTAAAGAAATGAAAGGTTGGCCTAAAAAAGATGGAAATAACATTCTTTATTTTGAAATGGTGTTAATGACCTTGTTTTTGGTGATGAATGCCACTGATGTTCATTTTCAGCAAGCAGGTATAGGAAATCCAATAAGCCAATTTATTACACCATTATTTGATGGTTTTTCTGCAGAAGGATTGCATACCATAGAAAGAACTTGTTGGTGGATTCACATTTTAGGAATCTTAGTATTCTTAAACTACTTATATTATTCTAAGCATTTACATATACTATTAGCATTTCCTAATACGTATTTTGCAAATTTAAATGCAAAAGGACAGTTTACAAATTTAGATTCTGTTACTACTGAAGTAAAATTAATGATGGATCCGGATGCAGACCCTTATGCAGCACCACCAGAAGGAGAAGAAGAAGCTATTCCAGAAAAATTTGGAGCATCTGATGTTGCAGATTTAAGTTGGGTTCAGTTAATGAATGCTTATACATGTACCGAATGTGGTAGATGTACATCTGTTTGTCCTGCAAATCTTACAGGAAAAGAATTATCACCAAGAAAAATCATGATGGATACTCGTGATCGTTTAGAAGAAGTTGGTAGAAATATCGATGCTAATAAAGGTGTTTTTGTTGATGATGGTAAACAATTATTAAACGATTATATTTCTCCAGAAGAACTTTGGGCATGTACCAGTTGTAATGCTTGTGTAGAGGAATGTCCTGTAAATATCGATCCATTATCTATTATTATGGATATGAGACGATATTTAGTAATGGAAGAAAGTGCAGCGCCACAAGAGTTAAATATGATGATGACAAACATCGAAAATAACGGTGCGCCTTGGCAATACAATCAACAAGACAGATTAAACTGGGCAAACGAGGAGTAA
- a CDS encoding MlaD family protein, giving the protein MSKELKTGIVAVIIIFIFIWGYNFLKGQNLFDGNTRYFKVEYSNIGGLTESSLVTINGLKVGKVVDIAFNKAADKKGELIVRFSIDKDFQFSKNSVVKIYSPSPLGGSNLAIIPHYEGEDAVSGDYLKGQIESSLFTSIGERLDPIQAKLEDVMVSADSLFRNVNKVLDTNTQQSLKNSVTSLETTLKEVKKMMVSVNGMINATSSDLKESVKNTKTITANFAKVSDTLAKVNIGEIMKKAEVSLNSVNKMLEGINTGKGTIGKLITDETMYTNLENASKELEELLREMKLHPKRFVHFSLFGKKAKAYTPNKDTELEKEANN; this is encoded by the coding sequence ATGTCTAAAGAATTAAAAACAGGAATTGTAGCGGTTATTATTATATTCATATTTATTTGGGGATATAATTTTTTAAAAGGACAAAACTTGTTTGATGGAAATACCCGTTACTTTAAAGTAGAATACTCAAATATTGGAGGTTTAACAGAATCTAGTTTAGTAACTATTAATGGGTTAAAAGTGGGTAAAGTTGTTGATATTGCCTTTAATAAAGCAGCAGATAAGAAAGGGGAATTAATAGTTCGTTTTTCTATTGATAAAGATTTTCAGTTTTCTAAAAATAGTGTTGTAAAAATATATTCTCCAAGCCCATTAGGTGGGTCTAACTTGGCAATAATACCTCATTATGAAGGAGAAGATGCCGTCTCCGGAGATTATCTTAAAGGACAAATTGAATCTAGTTTATTTACTTCTATAGGAGAACGTTTAGATCCTATTCAAGCAAAATTAGAAGACGTAATGGTTAGCGCCGATTCTTTATTTAGAAATGTAAATAAAGTTTTAGATACAAACACACAACAGAGTTTAAAAAATTCTGTAACCAGTTTAGAAACTACTTTAAAAGAAGTTAAAAAAATGATGGTTTCTGTTAATGGGATGATAAACGCTACCTCTTCTGATTTAAAAGAAAGTGTAAAAAACACAAAAACAATTACGGCAAATTTTGCAAAAGTTTCTGATACTTTAGCAAAGGTAAATATTGGTGAAATAATGAAAAAAGCGGAAGTATCGCTTAATTCTGTAAATAAAATGTTAGAAGGTATTAATACCGGAAAAGGCACCATTGGTAAGTTAATAACCGATGAAACCATGTATACAAATTTAGAAAACGCTTCTAAAGAATTAGAAGAATTACTTAGAGAAATGAAGTTACATCCAAAAAGATTTGTACATTTTTCATTATTTGGTAAAAAAGCAAAAGCCTACACACCTAATAAAGACACCGAATTAGAAAAAGAAGCTAATAACTAA
- a CDS encoding N-acetylmuramoyl-L-alanine amidase, producing the protein MNSSLMFAQKKYVIVIDAGHGGKDPGNLGNGYKEKNIALKVVLKVGAKLSEKKDIKVLYTRNKDVFIDLWKRGDIANHAKADLFISIHCDSHTSNAYGAGTFVLGLRGNKKNLEIAKRENAAIFLEDNYKDKYVGFDSNSAESVIGLSLLQEENLDRSLAMASLIQYNLASKLKRHDRKVKQDNFQVLRETIMPSVLVELGFLTNKTEGRFLNSKRGQAQMGNSIADAVLNYINNLKINTVVNNVVDKKDVENILFKVQIASGRNKIATKSYNFKGLKDVERISVGSYYKYYYGNSSNYSKVKKSLKLAKSKGYTSAFIVAFKNGEKVSVQDAVKMQ; encoded by the coding sequence ATGAATTCATCATTAATGTTTGCACAAAAAAAATATGTTATAGTTATAGATGCAGGTCATGGAGGTAAAGATCCTGGAAACCTAGGTAATGGGTACAAAGAGAAAAATATAGCTTTAAAAGTTGTTCTAAAAGTAGGCGCAAAGCTATCTGAAAAGAAAGATATAAAAGTACTTTATACTAGAAATAAGGATGTTTTTATAGATTTATGGAAAAGAGGAGATATAGCCAATCATGCAAAAGCAGACTTATTTATATCGATACATTGCGATTCTCATACATCAAATGCTTATGGAGCAGGTACTTTTGTTTTGGGGTTACGAGGTAATAAAAAGAATTTAGAAATTGCAAAGAGAGAAAATGCAGCTATATTTTTAGAAGATAATTATAAAGATAAGTATGTAGGTTTTGATTCAAATTCAGCAGAGTCTGTAATTGGATTATCTCTTTTACAAGAAGAAAACTTAGATAGAAGTTTGGCTATGGCCAGTTTAATTCAGTATAATTTGGCCTCAAAATTAAAAAGACATGATAGAAAAGTAAAGCAAGATAATTTTCAGGTTTTAAGAGAAACCATCATGCCAAGTGTATTGGTAGAATTAGGTTTTTTAACCAATAAAACAGAAGGAAGATTTTTAAATTCTAAAAGAGGGCAAGCACAAATGGGGAATTCTATTGCTGATGCTGTTTTAAATTACATTAATAATTTAAAAATAAACACAGTTGTTAATAATGTAGTAGATAAAAAGGATGTAGAAAATATTTTATTTAAAGTTCAAATTGCTTCCGGAAGAAATAAAATAGCAACCAAGTCATATAACTTTAAGGGCTTAAAAGATGTAGAGAGAATCTCTGTGGGGAGTTATTATAAATATTATTATGGAAATTCTTCTAACTATTCCAAAGTAAAAAAATCTTTAAAGCTTGCAAAATCTAAAGGGTATACATCTGCATTTATCGTTGCTTTTAAGAATGGAGAAAAGGTATCTGTACAAGATGCAGTTAAAATGCAATAG
- a CDS encoding putative LPS assembly protein LptD: MQTNLSYILLFCCIFFIETGFSQDLTSVDKTEITDVKKDSLFKSKKDSLLLKKIDTIALDSLKPKETIEDIIVHVAKDYTIQNAKDKTVTLYNEANITYTDIDLKAGIIVVDYKKNTLFAKGIIDSTGYVQRPVFKQGSQESEQDSMIYNFKSKRALIYGLKTKQGEMFTYGEKTKRVNDSTIYVRNIRFTTSEKENPDYYIATDKAKLVPGKKIIVGTSNLVLADIPTPIFLPFAYFPITETSVSGFLIPSFDTGSSDRGIGFQNGGYYFAINDYMDLTVLGDAYSNGSWGSRISSNYRKRYRFNGSFSLNFENNIDGIRGFDDYSKSNNFNIRWSHSQDSKASPNSRFSASVNLGSSKFFRESQNQYNVSQTLTNTFNSSINYSKTFVGTPFNMNLTASHQQNTNTEAITMTLPSLTVNMSRIYPFAGKGGIQKTPIQKMGFTYTMQGQYLINTTDDEFFTSKMFETARSGMQHKTGTSTNIKAFKYFTLSPSANYEETWQFDYIQKDYDVTDNVVVTDTLRGFKSYREYNAGISLSTNIYGTFNFKKGRLKTIRHTFRPSISYSYRPDFKDKYIKQVQQSADATDLLDYTVYDQGIYGAPSSGLSNSIGISLNNVLEAKVAPKDPDSDEEDEKITILNNLNFSSSYNIAADSLRWSPVSFSAGTRLFKDKLSVNLSGSMDPYKVNSAGVRINEYNANILRLTNANLTANYSISSADFDKDKKDKSKQDGNGGQNNVDVIGADINPTDRFGQKNAINTDEEDKNKEAKLYRADIPWSINLAYSTNYTNNGIDGGSIGVHSIMFSGNLELSPKWKMGYSSGYDVKGGAFTFSRFNFTRDLDSWQFNFNWVPFGTNSSYTFFIGVKSSVLSDLKWDKTKPADRRLF, translated from the coding sequence TTGCAAACAAACCTATCATACATACTTTTATTTTGCTGTATTTTTTTTATAGAAACAGGCTTTTCTCAAGACCTAACCTCTGTAGATAAAACAGAAATTACTGACGTTAAGAAAGATTCTCTATTTAAGAGTAAAAAAGATTCTTTACTTTTAAAAAAAATAGACACTATAGCTTTAGATTCTTTGAAGCCAAAAGAAACCATAGAAGATATTATTGTACATGTTGCTAAAGACTACACCATACAAAATGCAAAAGACAAAACGGTTACTCTTTATAATGAAGCAAACATTACGTATACAGATATCGATTTAAAAGCGGGTATCATTGTTGTAGACTATAAAAAAAATACACTATTTGCAAAAGGAATTATAGATAGTACCGGTTATGTACAACGCCCAGTTTTTAAACAAGGATCTCAAGAGTCTGAACAAGATTCTATGATTTATAATTTTAAAAGTAAAAGAGCTTTAATCTATGGTTTAAAAACCAAACAAGGAGAAATGTTTACCTATGGTGAAAAAACCAAACGGGTAAATGATTCTACTATTTATGTAAGAAACATACGTTTTACTACTTCAGAAAAAGAAAATCCAGATTATTATATTGCCACAGACAAAGCAAAATTAGTGCCTGGAAAAAAAATTATTGTGGGTACAAGTAACCTGGTTTTGGCAGACATACCTACGCCTATCTTTTTACCTTTTGCCTATTTTCCAATCACTGAAACTAGTGTATCTGGGTTTTTAATTCCGTCTTTTGATACAGGTAGTAGTGACAGAGGTATTGGGTTTCAAAATGGTGGTTACTATTTTGCCATTAACGATTATATGGATTTAACGGTTTTGGGTGATGCCTATTCTAACGGAAGTTGGGGATCTAGAATATCGTCTAACTATAGAAAGAGATACCGTTTTAATGGTTCTTTTAGTTTAAATTTTGAAAATAACATTGATGGCATTAGAGGTTTTGATGATTATAGTAAATCTAACAACTTTAATATTAGATGGTCTCATAGTCAAGATTCAAAAGCGAGTCCTAACTCTAGATTCTCTGCATCTGTAAACCTAGGAAGTAGTAAATTCTTTAGAGAATCTCAAAATCAATATAACGTTTCTCAGACCTTAACAAACACCTTTAACTCTTCTATAAATTACAGTAAAACATTTGTTGGCACACCGTTTAACATGAACCTTACTGCCAGTCATCAACAAAACACAAATACAGAAGCAATTACAATGACTTTACCGTCATTAACTGTAAATATGAGTAGAATCTATCCATTTGCAGGCAAAGGAGGTATTCAAAAAACACCTATTCAGAAAATGGGTTTTACTTACACCATGCAAGGTCAGTATTTAATTAATACTACAGATGATGAATTTTTTACTAGTAAAATGTTTGAAACCGCAAGATCTGGAATGCAACATAAAACAGGTACTAGTACAAATATAAAAGCGTTTAAATATTTTACATTATCACCAAGTGCAAATTATGAAGAAACTTGGCAGTTTGATTATATTCAAAAAGATTATGATGTTACAGACAATGTTGTGGTAACCGATACACTTAGAGGTTTTAAAAGTTATAGAGAATACAATGCTGGTATTAGCTTATCTACTAATATTTACGGTACTTTTAACTTTAAAAAAGGAAGATTAAAAACAATTAGACACACTTTTAGACCTTCTATTTCTTATTCTTATAGACCAGATTTTAAAGACAAATACATAAAACAAGTACAACAAAGTGCAGATGCAACAGATTTATTAGACTACACAGTTTATGATCAAGGCATTTACGGTGCTCCTTCTTCTGGTTTAAGTAATTCTATAGGAATTTCTTTGAATAATGTTTTAGAAGCTAAAGTAGCCCCAAAAGACCCAGATAGTGACGAGGAAGATGAAAAAATTACCATTTTAAATAATTTAAATTTTAGTAGTTCTTATAATATTGCTGCGGATAGCTTGCGATGGTCTCCTGTTAGTTTTTCTGCAGGAACACGATTATTTAAAGATAAATTATCTGTTAATTTAAGTGGTTCTATGGATCCTTATAAAGTAAATAGCGCAGGAGTAAGAATCAATGAATATAATGCAAATATTTTAAGGTTAACAAACGCTAATTTAACCGCAAATTATTCCATTTCTAGTGCAGATTTTGATAAGGATAAAAAAGATAAATCGAAACAAGACGGTAACGGAGGGCAAAATAATGTAGATGTTATTGGTGCAGACATAAACCCAACAGATAGATTTGGACAAAAAAATGCGATTAATACAGATGAAGAAGATAAAAATAAAGAAGCTAAGTTATATAGAGCAGATATACCATGGTCTATAAATTTAGCATACTCTACTAATTATACTAATAACGGTATAGATGGCGGAAGTATTGGTGTACACAGTATTATGTTTAGTGGTAATTTAGAACTATCTCCAAAATGGAAAATGGGGTACTCTTCTGGTTATGATGTTAAAGGAGGTGCTTTTACGTTTTCTAGATTTAATTTCACTAGAGATTTAGATAGCTGGCAGTTCAATTTTAATTGGGTTCCTTTTGGTACAAATTCTTCTTACACGTTTTTTATTGGTGTAAAATCTTCTGTTCTATCTGATCTTAAATGGGATAAAACTAAACCAGCGGATAGAAGGTTGTTTTAG